The proteins below are encoded in one region of Ricinus communis isolate WT05 ecotype wild-type chromosome 6, ASM1957865v1, whole genome shotgun sequence:
- the LOC8275336 gene encoding uncharacterized protein LOC8275336 isoform X2 codes for MMEGDCPSGKTAILTDSGFISTVFSWSLEDIINENLFEVEKIPQTFESVQRYLGSYVLPLLEETRAQLHSSIETISRAPFAEAVAFSKDKPHGELLYNVKVDQWKNRSSDSQKEPYKTLPGDILVLADAKPETVSDLQRIGRTWTFALVTNISEDNIQGENEYTATTSTNFKIQASKQVEVSDGMDKSLFVIFLINVTTNRRIWNALHMYGNLNIIKEVLSAHPVVKENCGLCSIRRAEIWDTELGTNFSSALNVSQTEALLACLHKMQCNHKSSVELIWGPPGTGKTKTVSMLLSLLLRMKCRTLTCAPTNVAIKEVATRVLKLVTESQRTGSGADALIYSVGNILLFGNSERLKLDSAIEEIYLDYRVEKLIECFAPLTGWCHCLTSTIDFFEDCISQYFIFLENEMIKEKENNHESKNKEKEFRNVANVSNQGNKSFLEFARERFLSTALPLKRCALSLCIHIPESYILKHNVDNIVSLVGLLGTFGTLLFRDDVISEDLQELFSRPDLVEDSSQGFAEVLLLLCLKRDECLLLLKTVCNSLRKLDLPSAMSKGSIVKFCFRTASLIFCTASSSYKLHSLEIEPLDLLVIDEAAQLKECESAIPLQIAGIRHAILIGDECQLPAMVESVSGEAGFGRSLFERLSTLGHSKHLLDMQYRMHPFISRFPNSRFYFNQILDASNVKCKVYEKHPLPGPMFGPYSFINVFDGREEMDNIGHSWKNMVEVAIVLKIVRRLHKAWNGSNKNLTIGVISPYAAQVNAIRDKLNKKYEDIYGFSVKVRSVDGFQGGEEDIIILSTVRANSGGAVGFLSNPQRINVALTRARHCLWILGNERTLINSDSIWKELVFDAKQRQCFFNVDEDKELAKTILEVKKEFDQLNDLLTGDSAFFKSARWKVLFSENFRKSFGKLSSVRKKTSALNLLLKLSSGWRPKTKNVDSICHSYCLLKQYKVEGLYIICSIDIVKERMYTQVLKVWDILPLEDIPRLAKRLDGIFGSYTDDFMNRCKEKCLEGNLEVPKTWSTSIDIVRYKSLGNNEVGSNLSSDDGCYVENSKVTDSLLLMKFYSLSSGVVSHLLSDRDGRELELPFEVTDEELEIILLQRSTFILGRSGTGKTTILTMKLFKKEQIYHMAMEGYDDENGKTSKEIFLKDRKVDETKTAESSIGGAKNAVLHQLFVTVSPKLCYAVKHQVSQLKRFASGGKCFVGSSSIDMEDIDDTAQFKDIPDSLIDIPPESFPLVITFFKFLMMLDGTIGNSYFERFPDARQLLHGKIGNSGSIALQTFIRTREVNYDKFCSVYWPHFDTKLTKKLDSSRFFTEIMSQIKGGLRAGESPDGRLSREDYAMLSSGRKSTLSKQQRKTIYDCFEDYEKMKIANGDFDLADIVIDVHRRLKNEKYAGEMMDFVYIDEVQDLTMRQVALFKHISKNVNEGFVFSGDTAQTIARGIDFRFEDIRSLFYNEFVLGSLSEGVDGKGQISKIFHLSQNFRTHVGVLKLAQSVIDLLYRFFPTFVDILNHETSQIFGEAPILLESGDDDENAIVTIFGNNGNIGGSFVGFGAEQVILVRDDSARKEICKYVGKQALVLTIVECKGLEFQDVLLYNFFGSSPLRNKWRVLYEYMKEQNLLDASSPQSFPTFNPARHNVLCSELKQLYVAITRTRQRLWICENAAEFAKPIFDYWRKKAVVQVRKLDNSLALAMQVASSPEEWKSQGYKLLREANYEMATMCFERAGDAYGEKLAKAAGLKAAADKMHVSNPDTASIARRQAAEIFESIGKADYAAECFYMLNEYERAGRIYLQCGESAIERAGECFYLAGCYECAAEIYAKGNHFSKCLLACTEGKLFDMGLKYIQYWKQHVKADTCMVKKSREIDSIEQEFLERCALHYHKLNDNRAMMRYVRAFDSISSVRTFLKKLTCLDELLSFEEESGNFLEAANIAKQKGDILLEADLLGKAEQFKDASLLILWYAFASSLWSSGNKGWPLKQFAEKEKLLTKAKSFAKNVSIQFYEFTHVEADILLNDQTSLFMLKQHLDASQGHKSTRGEILSARKILDTHLNVNPAKYGWEDDMIIDLVRFSEGKISGNQVSSETLVYFWNFWKDNVVNIFKYLESLEKRDVNECRSYEEFCLNYLGVRRQFNNLDAVYLLLVPNAYWVKELDNRFMKSNGKFLSLDVNQFISAAQSYWCSELLSVGMDVLVKLKALYNLSIKNYLSLFCQSRLLIHIYAVAKFLLGSKFLDRRHHDKKALLEFVWLSTEHLFGCIYPLHWRESLKENMISLRRTEFFRNLIKENTSETVSFASMLSYGQLGRISNAILGSGKLCNELYKKIADGVRWNTAWMALIVDLSRNKDINIEGANELSLKWKLHGALEDAYNANWRKENDFISPECFLYLVERQLMLLSYFRDDFLITKSAFTEWLIYLESDGSSNSTLVEHSPQSVNSILQFLVDVVRYFLYNMKYTMEWIKKSRTNVKDYYAGVVLRLVVIACVLFLNFGLCRDLLFELLGRNYITNQLPKELFDALHRRWKQRKSLNVNIDVNVLADAFKKIGNPLVIVSCGKSSRFLCPDAIFVDMVNQSKEDMLTALFPNINKTFQDHEGFTELDATSSFKGAESLDKYDQGKRSKLSEDGYGQLLEIFEFLNSMNHEDFRNLVANDPTVKAKVEKTIHLLSAALDDNATENENESLNREAAIVLDELKQLYAALEMSESETENGIRIGELVSKLKSRRARVEDLMNQIFLQQDKSPGNEPSQTGKCDEEEDGNSKASESVISDKGKAIASQAKVTSRNQGSGGQAENRGKGNSIMSKKKNKRGKGGRKSK; via the exons GTCAAGGAAAATTGTGGCCTCTGTTCTATAAGGAGAGCAGAAATATGGGACACAGAATTGGGTACGAATTTTTCATCAGCATTGAATGTATCTCAGACTGAGGCTCTATTGGCTTGCCTTCATAAAATGCAGTGTAACCACAAGTCTTCTGTTGAACTCATTTGGGGTCCTCCAGGGACAGGGAAGACTAAAACTGTTAGCATGCTACTTTCTCTCCTTTTAAGAATGAAATGTAGGACTCTGACTTGTGCTCCAACCAATGTTGCAATTAAGGAAGTGGCGACTAGGGTCCTAAAGTTGGTGACAGAATCTCAAAGAACAGGCTCAGGAGCTGATGCTTTGATTTACTCTGTGGGAAATATTCTTTTGTTTGGGAATAGTGAAAGGCTTAAATTGGATTCTGCAATTGAAGAAATATATTTGGATTATCGTGTTGAAAAGCTTATAGAATGCTTTGCACCCTTGACTGGTTGGTGTCATTGTTTAACTTCGACCATAGATTTTTTTGAAGATTGTATTTCTCAgtactttattttcttggaaAACGAAATGATCAAAGAGAAGGAGAATAATCATGAAAgtaaaaacaaagagaaagaatTCAGGAATGTAGCCAATGTTAGCAACCAGGGAAACAAATCATTTCTTGAATTTGCAAGAGAGAGATTCCTGTCCACTGCATTACCACTGAAAAGATGTGCCCTTAGTTTATGTATTCATATACCTGAAAGTTACATTCTGAAGCATAATGTAGACAACATTGTTTCACTAGTTGGGTTGCTTGGCACCTTTGGAACTTTACTGTTTCGAGATGATGTTATCTCTGAAGACTTGCAGGAGCTTTTTTCACGTCCAGACTTAGTTGAAGATTCTTCTCAAGGTTTTGCAGAAGTGTTATTGCTGTTGTGCTTGAAGAGAGATGAATGCCTGCTGTTGTTGAAAACTGTTTgtaattctttgagaaaacTTGATCTTCCAAGTGCAATGAGCAAGGGTTCGATAGTCAAATTCTGTTTCCGAACagcttctttaattttttgcaCAGCATCTAGTTCATATAAGCTGCATTCATTGGAAATAGAGCCACTGGACTTGCTGGTAATTGATGAAGCAGCCCAACTGAAAGAGTGTGAATCAGCAATACCTCTACAAATTGCTGGTATTAGGCATGCCATTCTCATTGGTGATGAGTGCCAATTACCAGCTATGGTGGAAAGC gttTCTGGTGAAGCTGGCTTTGGAAGAAGTTTATTTGAAAGGTTGAGCACATTGGGTCACTCAAAACACCTCTTAGATATGCAGTATAGAATGCATCCATTTATCAGTCGCTTTCCGAATTCCAGATTCTATTTTAATCAGATCTTAGATGCCTCAAATGTCAAGTGTAAAGTTTATGAAAAACACCCTCTTCCAGGGCCAATGTTTGGTCCCTATTCATTTATCAATGTGTTTGATGGAAGAGAAGAGATGGATAATATTGGACATAGCTGGAAAAATATGGTCGAAGTTGCTATTGTGTTGAAAATAGTGCGAAGACTCCACAAAG CATGGAATGGCTCAAACAAGAACCTTACGATAGGTGTAATATCTCCCTATGCTGCTCAAGTGAATGCAATTCGGGATAAACttaataagaaatatgaaGATATTTATGGCTTTTCAGTGAAAGTGAGGTCAGTAGATGGGTTCCAGGGTGGAGAGGAAGATATCATAATACTATCAACTGTGAGAGCAAATAGTGGTGGAGCAGTTGGTTTTTTATCCAATCCTCAAAGAATCAATGTTGCTCTTACAAGGGCAAG GCACTGTCTTTGGATTCTGGGGAATGAAAGGACCCTAATTAATAGTGACTCTATTTGGAAGGAGTTAGTCTTTGATGCTAAGCAGCGTCAATGCTTCTTTAATGTTGATGAAGATAAGGAATTGGCCAAAACCATTTTAGAAGTCAAGAAAGAGTTTGATCAACTCAATGATTTGCTCACTGGAGATAGTGCATTTTTCAAAAGTGCTAGGTGGAAG GTTCTTTTTAGTGAGAACTTCAGAAAATCATTTGGAAAGCTGTCATCAGTCCGGAAAAAGACATCTGCTTTGAACCTTCTACTTAAGCTTTCTAGTGGCTGGCGTCCTAAAACGAAGAATGTGGATTCAATTTGTCATTCTTATTGTCTCCTGAAACAATACAAGGTTGAAGGACTGTATATAATATGTTCAATTGACATAGTGAAAGAGAGGATGTACACTCAAGTTTTAAAGGTTTGGGATATTTTACCATTAGAAGATATTCCAAGATTGGCCAAACGGCTTGATGGCATCTTTGGAAGTTATACTGATGATTTTATGAATCGCTGCAAAGAGAAATGTCTAGAAGG GAATTTGGAAGTCCCTAAAACTTGGTCAACCTCTATTGATATTGTTCGGTATAAAAGTCTGGGCAATAATGAAGTGGGAAGCAATTTGAGTTCTGATGATGGATGTTATGTGGAGAATTCGAAAGTCACTGATAGCTTGTTGCTGATGAAATTTTACTCCTTATCTTCTGGGGTTGTAAGTCACTTGCTTTCTGATCGTGATGGTCGAGAACTAGAACTCCCTTTTGAAGTAACAGATGAAGAGCTGGAAATCATTCTGTTACAGAGAAGTACATTTATCCTGGGACGATCAGGCACTGGAAAAACCACTATTTTAACTATGAAGTTATTTAAGAAAGAGCAAATTTACCATATGGCCATGGAAGGATATGACGATGAGAATGGCAAAACCTCCAAGGAGATATTCCTGAAGGACAGAAAGGTTGATGAGACAAAAACTGCTGAAAGTAGCATTGGAGGGGCAAAGAATGCTGTTCTACACCAGCTTTTTGTTACCGTCAGTCCAAAACTTTGTTATGCAGTGAAACATCAAGTTTCTCAATTGAAAAG GTTTGCCTCTGGTGGAAAATGTTTTGTAGGGAGCAGTTCAATTGATATGGAGGATATTGATGATACTGCACAATTCAAGGATATTCCAGATTCTTTAATTGATATTCCTCCAGAGTCATTCCCTCTTGTCATAACTTTTTTTAAGTTTCTGATGATGCTTGATGGAACAATTGGTAACTCATATTTTGAAAGATTCCCTGATGCAAGGCAGCTTTTGCATGGAAAAATAGGAAATTCAGGATCTATTGCTCTGCAAACATTTATAAGAACAAGGGAGGTTAACTATGATAAGTTCTGTTCAGTTTACTGGCCGCATTTTGATACCAAGTTGACCAAAAAGCTTGACTCTTCTAGATTTTTTACAGAGATAATGTCTCAAATAAAAGGTGGCCTGCGAGCAGGGGAGTCTCCTGATGGTAGACTTAGCCGGGAGGACTATGCTATGTTGTCCAGTGGTCGAAAATCCACTTTAAGTAAGCAGCAGAGAAAAACAATATATGATTGTTTTGAAGACTATGAAAAGATGAAGATAGCAAATGGTGATTTTGATTTGGCTGATATTGTCATAGATGTCCATCGTCGgcttaaaaatgaaaaatatgcTGGTGAAATGATGGATTTTGTCTATATAGATGAAGTCCAAGATCTTACCATGAGGCAGGTTGCTCTTTTCAAACACATCAGCAAAAATGTGAATGAAGGGTTTGTATTTTCTGGTGACACTGCTCAAACCATTGCCAGGGGAATTGATTTTAGATTTGAAGATATAAGATCTCTTTTCTACAATGAATTTGTCTTAGGATCATTAAGTGAAGGGGTGGATGGGAAAGgtcaaatatcaaaaatttttCATTTGAGCCAGAACTTTCGCACTCATGTTGGTGTTCTCAAGCTAGCTCAGAGTGTTATTGACCTCCTTTACCGGTTTTTCCCTACATTTGTTGATATATTAAATCATGAAACTAGTCAGATATTCGGGGAAGCGCCAATTTTGCTGGAATCCGGGGACGATGATGAGAATGCAATTGTAACTATATTTGGGAACAATGGTAATATAGGGGGCAGTTTTGTTGGTTTTGGAGCAGAGCAGGTCATACTAGTAAGGGATGATTCTGCTCGGAAAGAAATCTGTAAATACGTTGGGAAGCAAGCTCTTGTTTTGACTATAGTGGAGTGCAAGGGCCTAGAGTTCCAG GATGTGCTGCTGTACAACTTTTTTGGCTCATCACCATTGAGAAATAAATGGAGAGTTCTGTATGAATACATGAAAGAACAAAATCTACTTGATGCCAGTTCTCCACAATCTTTTCCAACTTTTAATCCAGCAAGACACAATGTCTTATGCTCTGAGTTGAAGCAATTATATGTTGCTATCACTCGTACGAGGCAGAGATTGTGGATTTGTGAGAACGCGGCGGAGTTTGCCAAACCAATCTTTGACTATTGGAGGAAGAAGGCCGTTGTTCAAGTCAGGAAGCTGGATAACTCACTTGCATTAGCAATGCAAGTTGCTAGCAGTCCAGAAGAGTGGAAGTCACAGGGTTATAAG CTTTTGCGTGAGGCTAACTATGAAATGGCAACAATGTGTTTTGAAAGAGCAGGAGATGCATATGGAGAAAAATTGGCTAAAGCTGCAGGGCTTAAAGCAGCTGCTGACAAAATGCATGTTTCAAATCCTGACACTGCTTCCATTGCCCGTAGGCAGGCTGCTGAAATCTTTGAATCCATTGGAAAAGCTGATTATGCTGCAGAATGTTTTTACATGTTAAATGAGTATGAAAGAGCAG GTCGAATTTATTTGCAATGTGGGGAATCTGCTATAGAAAGAGCTGGAGAATGTTTCTACCTAGCTGGATGTTATGAGTGTGCAGCAGAAATATATGCTAAAGGCAATCATTTCTCCAAGTGTTTGTTGGCCTGTACTGAAGGAAAACTCTTTGATATGGGCTTAAAGTATATTCAGTACTGGAAACAACATGTGAAAGCAGATACTTGTATGGTTAAGAAAAGCCGAGAAATTGATAGTATTGAACAAGAGTTTCTGGAGAGATGTGCACTTCACTATCATAAGCTGAATGATAATAGAGCCATGATGAGATATGTTAGAGCTTTTGATTCCATATCTTCTGTTCGCACTTTCTTGAAAAAATTAACTTGCCTTGATGAGCTTCTGTCATTTGAAGAAGAGTCAGGTAACTTCCTGGAGGCTGCAAATATTGCAAAACAGAAGGGTGACATATTACTTGAAGCTGATCTGCTTGGAAAGGCTGAACAGTTTAAGGATGCATCTTTGCTTATACTTTGGTATGCATTTGCTAGCTCTCTGTGGTCATCTGGGAACAAAGGGTGGCCGTTAAAGCAATTTGCAGAGAAGGAGAAGCTTCTAACAAAAGCAAAATCATTTGCAAAGAATGTATCCATacaattttatgagtttacACATGTTGAGgctgatattttattgaatgatCAGACTAGCTTGTTCATGCTGAAACAGCATCTGGATGCTTCTCAGGGCCATAAGAGTACCAGAGGTGAAATATTATCTGCTCGAAAGATTCTGGACACACATCTTAATGTAAATCCTGCTAAATATGGGTGGGAAGATGACATGATTATTGATCTAGTAAGGTTTTCAGAAGGTAAAATCTCAGGAAATCAAGTTTCTTCCGAGACACTGGTTTACTTCTGGAATTTCTGGAAGGATAATGTTGTGAACATCTTTAAGTATCTGGAAAGTCTTGAGAAACGAGATGTCAATGAATGTAGAAGTTATGAAGAATTCTGCTTGAATTACTTGGGTGTCCGCAGGCAGTTTAATAATCTGGATGCCGTCTATCTTCTGCTGGTCCCTAATGCATATTGGGTGAAAGAGTTGGACAATCGCTTTATGAAAAGCAATGGGAAGTTCCTTTCTCTAGATGTTAACCAGTTCATTTCTGCTGCTCAAAGTTATTGGTGTTCAGAATTACTTTCTGTTGGCATGGATGTGTTGGTTAAACTTAAGGCCCTTTATAACCTCTCAATTAAGAATTACTTGTCTCTCTTCTGCCAAAGCAGGCTTCTTATTCATATCTATGCAGTTGCAAAGTTTCTTTTGGGTTCAAAGTTTTTGGACCGTAGACACCATGACAAGAAGGCATTACTGGAATTCGTTTGGCTTTCTACTGAACACTTGTTTGGCTGTATTTATCCTCTGCACTGGAGAGAATCATTGAAAGAGAATATGATTTCTCTAAGGAGAACTGAATTTTTCAGGAATTTAATTAAGGAAAATACTTCTGAAACTGTCAGCTTTGCAAGTATGCTGTCTTATGGACAGCTTGGAAGGATATCAAATGCGATTCTTGGGTCTGGTAAGCTATGTAATGAGTTATATAAGAAGATTGCAGATGGTGTAAGATGGAATACAGCATGGATGGCATTGATTGTTGATCTCAGTAGGAATAAAGACATTAACATTGAAGGAGCAAATGAATTGTCTCTCAAGTGGAAGTTGCATGGAGCTTTGGAAGATGCATACAATGCCAACTGGAGGAAAGAAAATGACTTTATCTCACCTGAGTGCTTCCTATACCTTGTTGAGCGCCAACTAATGTTGTTGTCTTACTTCCGGGATGACTTTCTCATTACAAAGTCTGCTTTTACTGAATGGCTTATATACCTGGAATCTGATGGCAGCTCAAATTCCACTTTAGTGGAACATTCACCACAATCTGTCAATTCCATCCTGCAGTTTTTGGTTGATGTTGTTCGGTACTTTCTTTACAACATGAAATATACAATGGAGTGGATTAAAAAGTCTCGCACAAATGTGAAGGACTACTATGCAGGTGTGGTGTTGAGACTGGTTGTTATAGCATGTGTGCTTTTTCTGAACTTTGGTTTGTGTCGGGATTTGCTTTTTGAGTTGCTGGGTAGGAACTACATCACCAATCAACTGCCAAAAGAACTTTTTGATGCCCTTCATAGAAGGTGGAAACAGCGAAAGTCTCTGAATGTAAATATAGATGTAAATGTGTTGGCAGACGCTTTCAAAAAAATTGGAAATCCGCTGGTAATTGTGAGTTGTGGTAAAAGTTCGAGATTCTTATGTCCTGATGCCATATTTGTGGATATGGTCAACCAAAGCAAAGAAGATATGTTAACAGCTCTATTTCCAAATATCAATAAAACTTTTCAAGATCATGAAGGATTTACTGAGTTGGATGCTACTAGCTCATTCAAGGGTGCAGAGTCTCTAGATAAATATGATCAAGGAAAAAGATCCAAGCTTAGTGAGGACGGCTATGGCCAGCTTTTGGAAATATTTGAATTCTTAAATTCGATGAATCATGAAGATTTCCGGAACCTTGTGGCAAATGATCCAACGGTTAAG GCAAAGGTTGAGAAGACAATTCACCTTTTAAGTGCTGCATTGGATGATAATGCTACTGAGAATGAAAATGAAAGTCTGAATAGGGAGGCTGCCATTGTACTCGATGAACTGAAGCAACTTTATGCTGCATTGGAAATGAG CGAGTCGGAAACTGAGAATGGCATTAGAATTGGAGAACTTGTTAGCAAGCTGAAATCAAGAAGGGCAAGAGTGGAGGATTTGATGAATCAAATATTCTTGCAACAAGACAAAAGCCCTGGAAATGAACCATCACAAACTGGCAAATgcgatgaagaagaagatggaaACAGTAAGGCATCAGAAAGTGTCATTTCTGATAAAGGAAAGGCCATTGCTTCTCAGGCTAAAGTTACTTCTAGAAACCAAGGCAGTGGTGGCCAAGCAGAAAATAGAGGGAAGGGAAATAGTATAAtgtccaaaaagaaaaacaaaaggggAAAAGGAGGTCGAAAAAGCAAGTAG